A single window of Nicotiana tomentosiformis chromosome 1, ASM39032v3, whole genome shotgun sequence DNA harbors:
- the LOC138903732 gene encoding zinc-finger homeodomain protein 6-like: MATNNKHFLVKYGECKHNYAASAMGYALDGCGEFCPNGIPESLICAACHCHRSFHRKMEMEIPVLSKSHHNHGTSLVIVVPPTPSQQQSRIHPRQTYDKNNVVATHHREQRQRRWAEER, encoded by the exons ATGGCTACAAACAACAAACACTTTCTTGTGAAGTACGGTGAGTGCAAGCATAATTATGCAGCAAGTGCGATGGGCTATGCACTTGATGGTTGTGGTGAGTTTTGTCCAAATGGAATCCCTGAATCTTTGATCTGCGCAGCTTGCCATTGCCATCGAAGCTTCCATAGAAAAATGGAGATGGAGATTCCTGTCCTCTCTAAAAGTCACCATAACCATG GTACTTCCCTTGTCATTGTTGTTCCACCAACTCCATCTCAACAACAGTCAAGAATTCATCCTCGTCAAACGTACGACAAGAACAACGTTGTTGCCACCCACCACAGGGAGCAGAGACAACGGAGATGGGCGGAGGAGAGATAG